A window of Neisseria canis contains these coding sequences:
- a CDS encoding DUF1841 family protein: MYDVNTHDVRRFFAHVWQNRLMPLQLDALQQKALRIIEAHPEYGRYLENIENYLDKSWTPEEGETNPFLHMSLHLSIQEQVAIDQPPGIRAIHEQLCAKHSGNWVKAEHDMMDALAETIWEAQRFGRGLDVNAYMTRLRKLVGLGQEDNARINPHEVGASDKISGR; this comes from the coding sequence ATGTATGATGTGAATACGCATGATGTGCGCCGTTTTTTTGCGCATGTTTGGCAGAATAGATTGATGCCGCTCCAATTGGATGCTTTGCAGCAAAAAGCTTTGCGCATTATTGAGGCGCACCCCGAATACGGCCGGTATTTGGAAAATATTGAAAACTATTTGGATAAAAGTTGGACTCCGGAAGAAGGAGAAACCAATCCTTTTCTGCATATGTCGCTACACTTGTCGATACAGGAGCAGGTGGCGATTGATCAGCCGCCGGGCATACGCGCGATTCACGAACAATTGTGTGCCAAACACAGCGGTAATTGGGTTAAGGCTGAACACGATATGATGGATGCGCTGGCGGAAACCATTTGGGAAGCGCAACGCTTCGGGCGGGGTTTGGATGTGAATGCTTATATGACCCGTTTGCGCAAGCTGGTCGGATTGGGGCAGGAAGATAATGCCCGCATCAATCCGCACGAGGTGGGTGCGTCGGATAAAATC